One window of Candidatus Nitrospira kreftii genomic DNA carries:
- a CDS encoding Sec-independent protein translocase protein TatC, which yields MLNKINRWLQDSIFKPLEDKKMPVMEHLVEFQVRLTRAVIVLTVIFMGTFFYADTLVKWLRVPLQNMFVPRDLSWEPTDLPTVPFVFLAPAEALWQNVKVAGLCAIVVAMPYLLYEIWRFIVPGLHVQERRFVGPFVCVSAVAFYAGVGFSFFFVLPFALNFLIAYGVNAGFVPQISIAQYVGFALWFLMVFGLTFEVPLALTLMAKLGWVDAPFLIQYWKWALLGSFVIAAILTPTPDPFNQTLMAGPMFLLYWVGIFGAKLFGKKTASDTSQSSVPTVAMAGAGGGTSGVSMGKSSDDEYVGVPGGRRH from the coding sequence GTGCTGAACAAGATAAACCGGTGGCTGCAAGATTCGATCTTCAAGCCCCTGGAAGATAAAAAGATGCCGGTCATGGAGCACCTGGTTGAGTTCCAGGTGCGGCTGACTCGTGCGGTGATCGTATTGACGGTCATTTTCATGGGGACATTTTTTTATGCGGATACCTTGGTGAAATGGCTCCGTGTTCCGCTCCAGAACATGTTTGTGCCTCGCGATCTCTCATGGGAACCCACCGATCTGCCGACGGTGCCGTTTGTCTTTCTCGCCCCGGCGGAGGCGCTTTGGCAGAACGTTAAGGTGGCAGGGCTCTGTGCCATCGTGGTCGCTATGCCGTATCTGCTGTATGAAATTTGGAGATTCATCGTGCCTGGACTGCACGTCCAAGAGCGACGGTTTGTCGGGCCCTTTGTGTGTGTCAGCGCGGTAGCCTTCTATGCCGGAGTAGGGTTTTCATTTTTTTTCGTCTTGCCGTTCGCATTGAATTTTCTGATTGCATATGGCGTGAACGCCGGGTTTGTGCCTCAGATCTCGATTGCGCAGTATGTCGGATTCGCTCTTTGGTTTCTGATGGTCTTTGGGCTGACCTTTGAGGTGCCGTTGGCGCTCACGCTTATGGCCAAGCTAGGCTGGGTCGATGCGCCGTTCTTGATTCAGTACTGGAAGTGGGCGTTGTTGGGATCATTTGTGATTGCCGCAATTCTGACTCCGACACCTGATCCATTCAATCAAACGCTCATGGCCGGTCCCATGTTCCTCTTGTATTGGGTCGGCATCTTTGGCGCGAAGCTGTTTGGTAAGAAGACAGCGTCGGACACAAGCCAATCTAGTGTTCCGACTGTGGCGATGGCGGGAGCAGGGGGGGGTACTTCGGGAGTGTCGATGGGGAAATCCTCGGATGATGAGTATGTAGGCGTTCCTGGAGGACGACGGCACTAA
- a CDS encoding putative periplasmic serine endoprotease DegP-like protein: MLNWSQQATRVLVGCGLVGCAFIGSGCVSSVSAAGVPPVWAQGFAEIVKKTTPAVVNIAVTGGKEGSRRRGGIPQVPPFGTPPPGDEPGGGESPTPPSPHGPPVPHGRPDQSAGSGVILDANGYIVTNNHVVEGATQITVTLGDRREFGAKVVGTDPKTDLAVIKIEAKDLPSLKWAEYENLQVGDLVLAVGSPFGLSSTVTLGIISALGRGNVGIADYEDFIQTDAAINPGNSGGALVNMNGELIGINTAIFSRTGGSEGIGFAIPSSIALDIVDSLQKTGKVVRGWMGVAIQEITPALAKSFKLPEQRKGVLISDVNENGPSHAAGIKRGDVVVAFNGKEVQSVSQLRNLVARTVVGKDAQVKVVREGKEQLIAVKVAERPSDEMLAKREPGPPKEKESGEMIKPPDNVLASLRVQALDNALMSQLNISAKTTGVVITSVEPGGEAEAAGLQRGDVLQEVNHEPVKSLADYQKAAEKIKKDEPAVVFVNRQGNSLYVAINPK; encoded by the coding sequence ATGCTCAATTGGAGTCAGCAGGCGACGAGAGTGCTTGTCGGTTGTGGATTGGTCGGATGTGCTTTTATTGGAAGTGGATGCGTGTCATCCGTCTCGGCAGCAGGTGTTCCTCCAGTCTGGGCTCAAGGCTTTGCGGAAATCGTGAAAAAGACGACCCCGGCTGTCGTCAATATCGCTGTGACTGGCGGAAAGGAAGGGAGTCGTCGCCGTGGTGGAATTCCTCAAGTGCCTCCTTTTGGGACGCCTCCTCCCGGTGATGAGCCGGGCGGCGGAGAGTCTCCGACACCACCAAGCCCTCATGGCCCACCCGTCCCACATGGTCGTCCGGATCAGAGCGCGGGCTCCGGGGTGATTTTGGATGCCAACGGCTATATCGTCACCAATAATCACGTGGTCGAGGGAGCGACGCAGATTACCGTGACATTGGGCGATCGGCGTGAGTTTGGCGCGAAGGTGGTCGGCACCGATCCGAAAACTGACTTGGCGGTCATCAAAATCGAGGCAAAAGATTTACCCTCGCTCAAGTGGGCTGAGTACGAAAACTTACAAGTTGGTGATCTTGTGCTGGCTGTTGGGAGTCCGTTCGGCCTGAGTTCGACCGTCACGCTCGGTATCATCAGCGCCCTTGGGCGTGGCAATGTAGGGATCGCCGACTATGAAGACTTTATCCAGACCGACGCGGCGATTAACCCTGGAAATTCAGGAGGCGCACTCGTCAATATGAACGGCGAGCTGATCGGGATCAATACAGCGATTTTTTCCCGAACCGGTGGCTCGGAAGGAATTGGGTTTGCAATTCCGAGCAGCATCGCACTTGATATCGTGGACAGCCTGCAGAAAACAGGAAAGGTCGTTCGTGGATGGATGGGAGTCGCGATCCAAGAGATTACCCCGGCATTGGCGAAGTCCTTCAAACTTCCAGAGCAACGGAAGGGCGTCTTGATCAGTGACGTCAATGAAAATGGTCCATCTCACGCGGCAGGAATTAAACGGGGCGATGTGGTGGTCGCATTCAATGGCAAGGAGGTGCAGAGCGTCAGTCAGTTGCGGAATCTGGTGGCGAGAACCGTGGTGGGTAAGGATGCACAGGTCAAGGTGGTGCGCGAAGGCAAGGAACAGCTGATCGCGGTGAAGGTTGCGGAACGTCCGTCAGACGAAATGCTGGCGAAGAGAGAGCCTGGTCCACCCAAAGAGAAGGAGTCCGGCGAAATGATCAAGCCGCCAGACAATGTGTTGGCGTCGCTGCGTGTCCAAGCCTTGGACAATGCGCTGATGAGCCAACTCAATATTTCTGCGAAGACAACCGGGGTTGTCATCACATCCGTGGAACCTGGAGGAGAGGCGGAGGCGGCCGGGCTTCAGCGCGGTGATGTCCTTCAGGAAGTCAATCACGAGCCCGTCAAGTCGCTCGCTGATTATCAAAAGGCTGCGGAAAAGATCAAGAAGGATGAACCAGCGGTGGTATTCGTTAATCGCCAAGGGAACAGCTTGTACGTGGCCATCAATCCGAAGTAG
- a CDS encoding Ankyrin repeat-like protein, whose product MISQKPFNRIAFVTGAGLGGVLLFLSACAKHLEFPPLGEPLSSSAKLEASPSLKDLTIRYSDSCGQIQEVPLGNRLHETLQAGVQHTFKTVLSESDVGTSPPDHLIQVDLVDSAFDLNKEALYDRPPASLRLTTVARVYDRTGTLLRQLDIKVARQERLRLEQLGKNCNYHIDPFIQDIAIDVATRVALIARVAAGGQALLGSSEPNSSPPSDILPLPLTSATAESQLRPALISSALRFKAMLLDENSDLIFEGGEHARIRVDIVHTGTSPIENAWASLSGTSAIIDQFPATKLKIPSLLPGQTKSLEFVASLPLLAEPLRADIRVAVEERGGTAARTQTLSFTIAPTGSSHDDIDQVPAQASGIRQPETSLISIGLSTYANQQIQSRKYASHDAETVAKYFQTLGGVPSSNISVLTDRKATHSQIEKALLEWLPTRSMKDGIVIVYFSGHAMVSPSGEIMLVPYDGEKTATTLYRLKSLESVFAKLNPRQAILVVEGNIAQMQDHPKTTATPQWDLHGDKAIRLIAVQGFGKGLDDDAHRHGLFTYYLLRGLRGEADTNHDGKVTLGEIGGFVRQKVAWASKSKFRSVQRPQIIPLLKPDDKATDVVLTTLPSLAASETP is encoded by the coding sequence GTGATCTCACAAAAACCATTCAACCGTATAGCCTTTGTTACGGGCGCAGGATTGGGAGGCGTCCTACTTTTCCTTTCCGCTTGCGCCAAACACTTGGAGTTTCCTCCACTGGGAGAGCCTCTTTCTTCCAGCGCCAAGCTGGAAGCATCCCCATCATTGAAAGACTTAACAATTCGTTACAGCGACTCTTGTGGACAGATTCAGGAAGTTCCCTTGGGAAATCGCCTCCACGAAACGTTGCAGGCAGGAGTTCAACACACGTTCAAAACAGTGCTATCTGAGAGCGATGTCGGCACGAGCCCTCCTGATCATCTCATTCAGGTTGATCTTGTCGATTCAGCATTCGATCTGAATAAGGAAGCATTGTACGACCGACCTCCTGCCAGCTTACGACTCACTACGGTTGCTCGCGTCTACGATCGAACGGGAACCTTACTCCGACAATTGGACATCAAAGTCGCACGGCAAGAACGCCTACGGCTGGAGCAGCTCGGAAAGAACTGTAATTACCACATAGACCCGTTCATCCAGGATATCGCCATCGATGTTGCAACACGTGTCGCCCTAATTGCCCGAGTGGCAGCAGGCGGCCAAGCCCTGCTCGGTTCATCTGAGCCGAATTCTTCCCCACCTTCAGATATTCTGCCTCTCCCTTTGACCTCAGCGACCGCAGAAAGCCAGCTTCGTCCAGCCTTAATTTCGTCTGCGCTACGATTTAAGGCCATGTTACTCGATGAAAACAGTGATTTGATATTCGAGGGAGGCGAACATGCCCGCATCCGAGTGGACATTGTTCATACGGGAACGAGCCCGATCGAGAACGCCTGGGCCTCGCTGAGTGGAACTTCGGCTATCATTGATCAATTTCCCGCGACCAAGTTGAAGATCCCGTCTCTGCTACCGGGCCAAACGAAATCTCTGGAATTTGTCGCCAGTTTGCCCTTGCTCGCCGAGCCTCTGCGCGCCGACATTCGGGTTGCCGTGGAGGAGCGAGGTGGGACCGCGGCCCGAACGCAAACGCTTTCCTTTACTATCGCCCCCACAGGATCCAGCCATGACGATATCGATCAAGTTCCGGCACAGGCATCAGGCATTCGACAACCAGAGACTTCCCTGATTTCCATCGGTCTCAGTACCTATGCCAACCAGCAAATACAGTCCCGTAAGTACGCGTCGCACGATGCGGAAACAGTCGCCAAGTATTTTCAAACCCTCGGAGGCGTTCCGTCATCCAACATTTCCGTCTTGACGGATCGCAAAGCGACCCATTCTCAGATCGAGAAGGCGCTCCTCGAATGGCTCCCGACTCGCTCCATGAAGGACGGAATCGTCATAGTCTATTTTTCTGGTCACGCCATGGTTTCTCCGTCAGGAGAGATTATGTTGGTCCCCTATGATGGAGAAAAGACTGCGACAACTCTATATCGGTTGAAATCGCTCGAGTCAGTCTTTGCAAAACTCAACCCGCGACAGGCCATCCTTGTCGTCGAGGGGAACATCGCCCAAATGCAAGACCATCCCAAGACAACCGCTACACCGCAGTGGGATTTACATGGTGACAAGGCAATCCGCTTGATCGCGGTCCAGGGGTTCGGCAAAGGCCTCGACGACGACGCACATCGACATGGGCTATTCACCTACTATCTGCTGCGAGGTCTTCGAGGAGAAGCGGACACGAACCATGATGGGAAGGTCACCCTCGGGGAGATCGGTGGGTTTGTGCGCCAGAAGGTCGCTTGGGCGTCAAAATCGAAGTTTCGCTCGGTGCAACGTCCTCAGATCATTCCGCTGCTCAAACCGGACGACAAAGCAACTGACGTCGTCCTCACCACCCTACCCTCCCTCGCCGCATCGGAAACGCCTTAG
- a CDS encoding hypothetical protein (conserved protein of unknown function) — translation MGSLWPWGKCHVAVVSVSIALVSAGVVSSIESGTSYAGESVLPEGVAAGDIEYNGRIVVGGEPVTAAIKTVKKKGVIIFDGTAGQRINIGFSDVSLTQFRVMVYGPDGAMVPTQVSAVKNYYATTHRELSSQTKVQTSTTAYKFTDDATGSLISSSQMNGASLDFVELPLTGAYTILLDPISEYTGSVTVALSSELGGEIVPQGSAVAVDIKRVGQNARYTFSGERGQTVSVQLSDATIRSGYVSILKPDGMPLGKPTSFVYGGAMIPGQVLPTSGTYAILIDPDLSYTGHARLALYNAPELTGSIMIDQVTVTPTITVPGQRASYTFNGTAGQWVNLGLTEVSIASSTVSILKPDGSKWSVTTIGSSGGSLDPLTALPETGTYTVMVEPVSNYTGSMTLALSTPVTGMLALDGPSVPVSLSKPGQTARYTFNGKAGQWVSLGLTSVDITSSAVTLMTSEGTILASTAVGTAGGALEDQNPLPTTGTYTILVDPGSNYTGKMTMTLSTEVTDSLKINAAPRAIMISRAGQNGRYTFTGTANEQVTIKVSQNKIGNVNVSLYSPNGILQTGVTSSASSFTLKPVTLATSETYTITINPPMPDTGSIHMQVTSP, via the coding sequence ATGGGCAGCCTATGGCCGTGGGGTAAGTGCCACGTAGCAGTGGTATCCGTATCGATTGCGCTTGTATCAGCAGGAGTTGTTTCCAGTATCGAGTCCGGTACGAGTTATGCTGGGGAAAGTGTCTTGCCAGAGGGTGTCGCGGCAGGTGACATCGAATATAACGGTCGTATTGTGGTTGGAGGGGAACCCGTCACAGCCGCTATTAAGACTGTAAAGAAAAAGGGCGTCATCATTTTTGACGGCACGGCAGGCCAAAGGATCAACATTGGCTTTAGCGACGTTTCACTCACGCAGTTCAGGGTGATGGTATATGGGCCGGATGGTGCCATGGTGCCAACTCAGGTGTCAGCAGTGAAGAACTATTATGCGACTACTCACCGAGAACTTTCCTCACAGACGAAGGTCCAAACATCCACCACAGCCTATAAGTTCACGGATGATGCGACGGGGAGTCTGATCTCCTCCAGCCAGATGAACGGAGCGAGTCTGGACTTTGTCGAGTTGCCCTTGACGGGAGCCTATACGATTCTCCTTGATCCCATTAGCGAGTACACGGGGAGTGTCACCGTAGCACTTTCAAGCGAGTTAGGTGGCGAGATTGTACCCCAAGGTTCTGCGGTGGCGGTTGATATCAAGCGAGTCGGGCAAAATGCTCGGTATACATTCTCAGGCGAGCGTGGCCAAACGGTGAGTGTGCAGTTAAGCGATGCGACAATTCGAAGTGGATATGTTTCAATCCTCAAACCTGATGGAATGCCGTTGGGTAAGCCGACCTCGTTTGTGTATGGAGGGGCGATGATCCCGGGGCAGGTCCTTCCGACTTCCGGGACCTACGCAATCCTGATTGATCCGGATCTAAGTTACACTGGTCATGCCAGGCTCGCCTTGTATAACGCTCCGGAACTGACCGGTTCCATCATGATCGACCAAGTGACGGTAACACCAACCATAACAGTGCCGGGCCAACGGGCGAGCTATACCTTTAACGGAACGGCGGGCCAATGGGTGAATCTCGGTCTAACTGAGGTATCAATTGCCTCGAGCACCGTGTCCATACTGAAGCCGGACGGCAGCAAGTGGTCGGTAACTACCATTGGTTCAAGCGGCGGGAGTCTCGATCCTTTGACGGCTTTACCGGAAACGGGAACGTACACAGTCATGGTAGAGCCGGTTAGCAACTATACAGGGAGCATGACACTCGCGCTTTCTACTCCAGTCACAGGTATGTTGGCCCTTGATGGTCCATCGGTGCCGGTTAGTTTAAGCAAGCCAGGTCAGACCGCCCGGTATACGTTTAATGGCAAGGCAGGCCAATGGGTCAGCCTTGGGCTGACTTCAGTGGACATCACCTCGAGCGCGGTTACGCTTATGACCTCGGAAGGAACCATCCTTGCCTCCACAGCTGTGGGTACGGCTGGTGGAGCTCTCGAAGATCAAAACCCCTTGCCAACTACCGGCACGTACACGATTCTTGTCGACCCGGGCAGTAACTATACCGGGAAAATGACCATGACCCTCTCAACGGAGGTGACGGATTCGCTGAAAATTAATGCGGCTCCTAGAGCCATCATGATCAGCAGGGCAGGGCAGAATGGACGCTACACGTTTACGGGTACGGCGAACGAGCAAGTGACGATCAAGGTTAGTCAAAATAAGATTGGCAATGTAAACGTGAGTCTTTATTCTCCAAACGGTATCTTGCAAACCGGAGTAACGAGCTCAGCGTCGAGCTTTACGCTGAAGCCCGTAACGCTGGCAACGTCGGAGACGTATACCATTACGATTAATCCGCCGATGCCTGACACCGGCAGCATTCACATGCAGGTGACCAGCCCGTAG
- a CDS encoding hypothetical protein (conserved exported protein of unknown function), protein MGYLSKFMSVSAALMLLSVSVVGAEEKDPLKSRVPADQMADAKAMKNKFEADADSIAKGKALYEGKGTCFNCHGKAGDGQGEAGKILNPSPRDFTNCKFHKKRKDGELFWVIKNGSPGTGMVALIPAAITEDEAWHIINYERSFCKKD, encoded by the coding sequence ATGGGGTATCTGTCCAAGTTCATGAGTGTCAGCGCAGCGCTTATGCTCCTCTCGGTCTCGGTGGTGGGAGCTGAAGAAAAAGATCCATTGAAGTCGCGAGTTCCGGCTGATCAGATGGCCGATGCAAAAGCTATGAAGAATAAGTTCGAGGCTGATGCGGACAGCATCGCCAAGGGCAAGGCGCTGTATGAGGGCAAGGGCACCTGTTTCAATTGCCATGGCAAGGCTGGTGATGGACAGGGCGAAGCCGGTAAGATTCTGAACCCCAGTCCGCGAGATTTCACGAACTGCAAGTTCCACAAGAAGCGGAAAGATGGTGAGCTCTTCTGGGTTATCAAGAACGGTAGCCCAGGAACGGGGATGGTGGCTTTGATTCCTGCCGCGATTACCGAGGACGAAGCGTGGCATATTATCAATTATGAGCGCAGCTTCTGTAAAAAGGACTAG
- a CDS encoding hypothetical protein (conserved protein of unknown function) yields the protein MESVGEFFRQVRETKGLTIDEVASKTRIRTDFVKALEDGNFAKLPDQVFARGFVRSYARSLGLDEEDAIHRFIQSAGSFYEKQDERERLKIRQVEEDRKRQANRKAVAIAIGIAVLTLIFLLSREQSAVFRNGPAEQASATKRTAQAVKDLPESSAREPEHSTELSKPNEASVGVPKPATEALTKHEPTLSAAPASKLEPHVVSTVSTGSPGSDGPLAGLSLNTVGDQGDGQLVLDLEATELSWVVVQIDNGSPQESLLRPGEKSHWTGQDQFILTLGNAGGVKAELNGKPQKPFGPSGKVARDIVLKR from the coding sequence ATGGAGTCGGTTGGCGAATTCTTCAGACAAGTGCGAGAAACCAAAGGGTTGACCATTGATGAGGTGGCGTCCAAAACCCGCATTCGTACGGATTTCGTCAAGGCTCTGGAGGACGGGAATTTTGCCAAGCTGCCCGACCAGGTATTCGCTCGGGGGTTTGTGCGTTCTTATGCTCGATCGCTAGGGCTGGATGAAGAGGATGCGATTCACCGGTTTATCCAATCCGCTGGATCTTTCTATGAGAAGCAGGACGAACGGGAACGGCTGAAGATTCGGCAGGTCGAAGAAGATCGCAAGCGCCAGGCTAATCGGAAGGCGGTGGCCATTGCGATCGGTATCGCCGTCCTGACGCTGATCTTTCTCTTAAGCCGAGAGCAATCGGCTGTCTTTCGAAATGGGCCCGCCGAACAAGCTTCGGCGACGAAACGGACGGCTCAAGCGGTCAAGGATCTTCCGGAGTCGAGTGCCCGCGAACCGGAACATTCAACGGAGCTTTCAAAGCCAAATGAGGCGTCCGTTGGCGTGCCGAAACCGGCGACTGAAGCGCTGACAAAGCACGAACCAACCCTATCTGCTGCGCCGGCTTCTAAACTTGAACCACATGTTGTGTCTACGGTATCGACAGGGTCTCCTGGCAGTGATGGCCCATTGGCAGGACTATCCTTGAACACTGTAGGGGATCAAGGTGATGGACAGCTCGTGTTGGATCTTGAAGCCACAGAGTTAAGTTGGGTCGTGGTACAGATCGACAATGGAAGCCCCCAGGAGTCGCTGCTCCGACCTGGAGAAAAGTCCCATTGGACTGGGCAGGATCAGTTCATCTTAACCCTCGGGAACGCCGGAGGGGTAAAAGCTGAATTGAACGGTAAGCCGCAAAAACCGTTTGGCCCGAGTGGCAAGGTGGCTCGTGACATTGTGTTGAAACGGTAG
- a CDS encoding hypothetical protein (conserved protein of unknown function), translated as MTRVNGWCDRAHQSFLSVCLGLITILVGCASDKEALRKSQGFYQEGVASLPGDRQKAFVSFQKSVQLNPDNKEARYALGHVYALQNKLPLAEEQFRAAIKIDESYSEAHTYLGQVLANQDRWDEAIASYKLALVNPLYPTPDLARFHLGRALAHQGDLQGSMEAFEDAVSASPPSVPPAMTHLELGRVYYKLGYVTQAREVLKKVTTMDKGGDLAAAAAELLSRLK; from the coding sequence ATGACCAGGGTAAACGGATGGTGTGATCGGGCGCATCAGTCTTTTTTGTCGGTATGTTTAGGACTCATAACTATTCTGGTAGGATGTGCAAGCGACAAAGAGGCTTTGCGGAAGTCGCAGGGGTTTTATCAAGAAGGCGTGGCCAGTCTCCCGGGAGATCGTCAGAAAGCGTTCGTGTCGTTCCAGAAGTCTGTCCAGTTGAATCCGGACAACAAAGAGGCGCGGTATGCATTGGGGCATGTGTACGCACTCCAAAACAAGCTGCCGCTTGCCGAAGAGCAATTTCGGGCGGCGATCAAAATTGATGAGTCCTATTCCGAAGCACATACCTATCTCGGACAAGTCCTTGCGAACCAGGATCGGTGGGATGAAGCGATTGCGTCCTATAAGCTGGCACTTGTGAATCCGCTCTATCCAACGCCCGACTTGGCTCGATTCCATCTCGGTCGCGCGCTTGCGCATCAGGGCGACCTTCAGGGGTCAATGGAGGCCTTTGAGGATGCGGTCTCGGCCAGCCCTCCGAGCGTCCCGCCAGCTATGACCCATCTTGAGCTCGGACGGGTGTATTATAAGTTGGGCTACGTAACTCAAGCCCGTGAAGTCCTGAAGAAAGTCACGACAATGGACAAAGGCGGAGACCTCGCGGCAGCAGCAGCGGAACTCTTGAGTCGATTGAAGTAG
- a CDS encoding putative Carbohydrate/purine kinase, PfkB family — MGKLLVVGSVALDTVKTPFGEGTEILGGSATYFSTAASFFTSVALIAVVGEDFPQQHVAFLKSRGIDLTGLERRPGATFRWKGEYTHQLNEAHTLDTQLNVFETFRPQIPEDYREPDVLFLGNIHPELQLDVLQKVQRPALVACDTMNFWINGQREALWKVLENVDVLIINDGEARALGQDSNLVKVAKLVLSRGPKHLIVKRGEYGVLMFNDNQVFGAPAFPLEDVRDPTGAGDTFAGGFLGYLAATGNRSSEAMKQAIIFGSVMASFTVEAFSLDRLRILDYKEIQARFSEFKRLTHFEDIG; from the coding sequence ATGGGTAAACTGCTCGTTGTCGGATCGGTTGCGCTCGATACAGTCAAGACTCCCTTCGGCGAAGGGACCGAAATTCTCGGAGGGTCGGCTACGTATTTCTCAACAGCTGCCAGTTTTTTTACGTCGGTGGCTCTCATCGCGGTGGTGGGAGAAGACTTTCCTCAACAGCATGTCGCATTTCTCAAGAGTCGGGGGATCGATCTCACGGGTTTGGAGCGGCGCCCCGGCGCAACCTTTCGATGGAAAGGAGAATACACGCATCAGCTGAACGAGGCACATACCCTGGATACACAGCTCAATGTGTTCGAGACGTTTCGCCCCCAGATCCCCGAAGATTATCGGGAGCCGGATGTATTGTTTCTAGGGAACATCCATCCGGAATTGCAACTCGATGTGCTGCAGAAAGTTCAACGCCCGGCCCTTGTGGCTTGTGACACGATGAATTTCTGGATCAATGGTCAACGAGAAGCGCTGTGGAAGGTGTTGGAGAACGTCGATGTCCTCATCATCAACGACGGCGAAGCTCGAGCCCTGGGCCAAGATTCAAACTTGGTGAAAGTCGCGAAGCTTGTGCTCTCACGTGGCCCCAAACATCTGATCGTGAAGCGCGGAGAGTACGGTGTCCTGATGTTCAATGACAATCAGGTGTTTGGTGCTCCGGCCTTTCCGCTCGAAGACGTACGGGATCCGACCGGAGCGGGCGATACCTTCGCAGGAGGATTCTTGGGATACTTGGCGGCGACCGGGAATCGCTCGTCTGAGGCGATGAAGCAGGCAATCATCTTTGGAAGCGTCATGGCGTCGTTTACAGTAGAAGCCTTTAGTCTTGACCGTTTGCGAATCCTGGATTACAAAGAGATTCAGGCTCGGTTCTCAGAATTCAAGAGGTTGACGCATTTCGAGGATATTGGATGA
- a CDS encoding S-methyl-5'-thioadenosine phosphorylase, with the protein MSMKKSDRQATVGVIGGSGLYDIEGLTATRSIHVRTPFGAPSGAITVGTLKGIRAAFLSRHGRGHLLNPSRINYRANIFALKSLGVSHVISISAVGSMKESIQPGDVVVPDQFIDLTKRRASTFFEDGIVAHVAFGEPVCAELGEALFASAERVGAKVHRNGTYLCMEGPQFSTKAESRLYRQWGVDVIGMTNMPEAKLAREAELCYATVALVTDYDCWHETEEAVTVEAVLSTLHRNVALAKQILGAAMPSFAHPIDCTCHRALDHAILTAPKRIPAATRKKLAVLIDRALSPRKGVR; encoded by the coding sequence ATGAGTATGAAGAAAAGCGATAGACAAGCGACGGTCGGTGTGATCGGGGGAAGCGGGCTCTATGATATTGAAGGGCTCACCGCAACCCGATCAATTCACGTGCGAACGCCCTTCGGCGCTCCGTCCGGTGCGATTACGGTCGGCACGCTCAAGGGTATTCGAGCGGCCTTCCTCTCAAGGCATGGGCGAGGGCATCTGTTGAATCCGAGTAGGATCAACTATCGTGCGAACATCTTCGCGCTCAAGTCTCTCGGTGTCTCGCACGTCATCTCAATCAGTGCCGTCGGTAGCATGAAGGAATCGATTCAACCAGGCGATGTCGTGGTGCCCGACCAGTTCATCGACCTCACGAAGCGCCGTGCGTCGACGTTTTTCGAAGACGGGATCGTGGCGCACGTTGCCTTTGGTGAGCCGGTGTGTGCTGAGTTGGGAGAGGCACTGTTCGCGTCCGCAGAGAGAGTCGGGGCCAAGGTGCATCGTAACGGCACCTATCTCTGCATGGAAGGCCCGCAGTTTTCGACCAAAGCGGAATCACGGCTCTATCGGCAATGGGGTGTCGATGTAATCGGGATGACCAATATGCCCGAGGCCAAGCTGGCTCGAGAAGCGGAGCTGTGCTACGCGACCGTAGCCTTGGTCACCGACTACGATTGTTGGCACGAAACGGAAGAGGCGGTGACGGTCGAAGCGGTATTATCAACGCTCCATCGAAATGTTGCCTTAGCGAAACAGATACTTGGTGCGGCGATGCCCTCCTTTGCCCATCCGATAGACTGCACCTGCCATCGCGCGTTGGATCATGCCATCCTTACGGCGCCGAAACGAATTCCCGCAGCGACTCGGAAGAAGCTCGCCGTGCTCATTGACCGTGCGCTGAGCCCACGGAAAGGAGTCCGTTAG